The sequence CCACAACAATataaaaaagggaactttaacgaaaaacacctggtactgttcactttaacgaaaaaccacatttttacactaaaaagtcaaccttggtactattcactttaccctttattttgtccttatcattaaaactcaaagttttcaagcccttttcattagttttccttataaaaaaCTAGGTTGGATGGTAGAAAGaaaagttgaaaattaaaaaaaataaaaagaaaagaaaaagaaagaagaaaaatcaaataGAAATATTAGTGTAAAATTCATATGTAGTGGTGGAGATGTGAAAAATGGGGAAAGAAGGGGCAACATGGGAAGAACAAAGAAAGATAGAGAGGAGGGAAGTGGATAAAAATCCGCTGTTGGAATAGCCCACCGGAATGCCAAACCATGGCCCCTGGTTTTCCCTCCCTCTTTCCAAAACCAACTGTCTTTCTCTTTCAGCTAACCCTAAGTCCCTTTGTCCCCTTCTTTTATACCCATTCAACCCTCTGCCTCTTTCTCCAGGAGTTCTCCTCCTTCAACAGAGCTGCCAGATTTCACATCGATGTCCTCCTTTTACCATCCATCATTCTCCAGTACAAACTAACTTTTATCATCActccccactctctctctctatctctctcctccCTTGTTCCCCtgctttgtttttttgtagTTCTAATCCAGTTTCTTACGTTTTTCTTAATTGGGTATGTACCCAGATTGAAAGTGTGaattttttttgagttttttgaaATACCCAGATCGaaaatttcatttatttcaaatgGGTTTTTGTGTTTTCATTAAAGGGGGAATTTTGGGTGTGAATGGGGATTGAGATGGTGGCGCCCAATCGCAAAGGCAATAAGGAGTTTCTGGAATTGGCGGAGGTGACGAATTCGAAAAGCAAGACCAGAAAGTGCCGGCGGCGTCAGCGGAAGATGTCGCCGGTTCAGAAGCTGTACGAGACTTGCAAGGAAGTCTTTTCGTCTGGTGGGGCCGGGGTTATACCCCCCGCTGATGATATCCAACGGCTATCCTCTGTTTTGGGTATATACTTTTTCTCTGCTTTTGGATGATTGCCTGGATTCAAATTTGTTCTTGCTCTAATTAATGCTTTGTTCACGTGGGGTGTCTCAGAATTTCATAATTTGATTGGATTAAAGCTcaattttggttcttttttaatgaattttgaaAATTGGGATTGAGTTAATCATTCTGCTGTGTGGAATTTGCATGATCTTGTAGGTTGTCTGTTATCGGCCAGTGCCTtctctttttaaattttgaaattgaattttgaaatttttttaatcatatcTCTGTCCTTGCACCTGATACATTCAGTTTTGTGGCTGTATGCATGCAgatatatgtgtgtgtctgTATATCTCCTCGGGGTTGGGGATACAATATactgtataaaaaaaatgtttgtgaCAGAGCATGTGTGTTTTCATGCCGGAGGAGGTCATCCATATTTGCATGGTTTCATTTCTTCACATCTGGATTCTGTTTTTGTTGCACAAATGGTATATTGTTTGCATTTAACCTTTGCAACTCAAGATTTTGATAGAAAAAACTTGTCTTCCGATGTTGTTTGCAATCGGTGTTCTTTCCTTTTCGAATTTATTCCCCAATGTGGCTTATAGGATTTGGTTGTTTTGATGCAGGTGCCATTAAGCCTGCTGATGTCGGCCTGACTCCTGATTTGCCGTACTTCAGGATGACAGTAGCTAGACGAACCCCGGCAATAACCTACCTGCACCTTTACGAGTGCGAAAAATATTCGGTAAGTTTCTTCCTGGTTCATTTTCGCTATCTACGAAGCGAAATCAGTCAGCGTGGCTTTTGTTCTTATAATGTGTTACCTATATGCAGATGGGGATATTTTGCTTGCCGCCTTCCGGTATCCTACCGCTTCATAATCACCCTGGAATGACTGTATTCAGTAAGCTTCTGTTTGGGACAATGCACATCAAATCCTATGATTGGGTGGCTGATGCCTCGGAGAGGACATTGGCACGTGCCCCGGAGAAGACGTTGGCAAGTGCCCCGGAGAGTGCCCCGGAGAAGACATTGGCAAGTGCCCCGGAGGAAACGTTGGCAAGTACGCCGGGGAAAACATTGGCAAGTGCGAATCCTTCATTAGGTAAATTCCTCCTTTGAAATTTGTATTATTCTTAACTTGTATGTAGAAAGTGCGGAATTGATTAGTTGATAATACGTTTTTTTATTGGTATTTGCTATAAAAGCTAGGTAACCTtaaagatagagagagatacTAAAAGAGAAAAACTTGTGGAAGGATGCCTGATCAGGGCAGTTCTTACACTGGGTTTGGGTGGGACCAACGTGAGGTCGGATGAGACCAAAATACAGGACACGTGCTTTTGCGAGCTTCCCTACGGATGATGTGGTCCGGTGCCCctacacaagtttttctctATATTAAAGACACAATATGAGTTATTGCGTTGTATTGCATCTTCCTTGAGATAACCTGTGGGACCTGATGAGAAATCTACCGGCGTATTTGATCTTTTGAAGAGTATATTGCTTGTGGCATCTTGAACTTTTAGACTTTATGTCCATGATTATGACCTTTGACTGCTTAACATTTTGTTATAAAATGATGTCACGACTCACGAGGACCTTCAGTTGTGAAACTATTTTATTCGTACAAAAAATATGCAGTTGGATGTTCTCTCGTTCAAGCACCGCCTGGTGTTCGTCTGGCTAAAGTTAAGGCTGACGCTGATTTCACTGCTGCTTGCGACCCTTCCATCCTCTATCCAGCTGATGGAGGCAACATGCATTGCTTCACAGCAGTGACAGCATGCGCAGTGCTCGATGTGCTTGGCCCTCCATATTCTGATCCTGACGGTCGGCACTGCCAATACTACATTGATCACCCATTCCCTCGTTTCCCAGGTATCAGTGTGGTTAGATTTTCCTTTCCAACTCAAAAGTGAGAGCCCATCTCGTTAGAACTTTGAGAAATCTCGACGACGGTTCTGTTTTTGAATTTCAGATGGGGGAGTATCTGTGCCAGAAGATGAGAAGGACGGCTATGCTTGgcttgaagagagagagaaacctgATGACTTAGCTGTAGTTGGAGCCATCTACAGAGGCCCCAGAATACAGGAGAATTGATGATCTCACCAATCTATATCTCCTTCGTCATTCCATTTCACTTGTCTGCATCTCCATTCCATTTTCCCCATTCATCCATCCGCAGCCGCCTCCGCACCACAGTTCCGTCGCTTCCATCGATGCCATCAGTGGCTGCTGCTCAATTCAGTACAGCAGCAGTAGTGCTTTTGTCTCgttatgttctttttttttggctctatgttttgttgttttttctttttggtggaACATGAGGAGGCACTTGGTgccttattttttcttctttctacaGTTAATGTACAtacccaaaaaaagaaaagcaacaAAATGAAGAGAAGGTCTCTTTGTTCTAAGCGCGCTTGAAATTAGAGGAAGAAAGTGCATTAGCACTCTTTTCATGATTGGCCTTTTAAATTTTACACTCTCTCCCCCAAATATTTACTTGGTTAGTTTATACTTTACGATGATGTTATTGTTCATTTTTCATTCAGAGATGATGCAATTTTCAGTTGCAGTCCAAATCTGAAGATCTGTAGTTTGtcttgttttcatgaaaggggAATTGTGGTTTGGATTGTTTTGTTGTCACTTGTCAGAGGAAAAGAGTGCGTGCCATCCGCCCAGGCCATTGAGAGAGGATCTTCCCGGATCCTCCAATCATAGTATATCTTGCAGTTaatttttgttaggtactatttatattcaattttaaataaaaaaatttataatgatTTCTGACATGTACAATGAATagatgtgattggaggatcttCATGATCCTGACAAGAAGGATCCCcatgatcctcacaaagaggatctggcGTGGATCCTCCTGGCTAGCCATTAGCTTGTAGGGAGTCCTTCCGATGTAGGTAGGCTTATAGGGGGTGTAGTTGGAGAGATACCGACATGTATCCTAGACCCTAGACGCCACAGTAGCAGTATTTCAAAGTATTACTGTAGTGGTATTTCAAAGTGCTAATGTAGGTAGTTCATAGTAATAAGACACAACTATGTGTCTTAGGCTTCTCGGCGTGTTATTAGTTTGAGAAATTACCAGTGATAGTTAACTAGGTAAGCCTACAGAACAGCAGTCATGGATGTAGTCGATTTTCGATGACTTTGTGATAGTAGTTTGAGAGGCTGTCATAACGGCATATCTTGCATGTAAGTTTTCTTCGTGTACGTGTAGTATTTGGTGCACGTAAGTCTCTAATGTGTATTTAAAGTACTCGGTGTAGGTAAGTGATCTCGCTCCAATACTTGGGCTAGACAACGTGACGTGTGGATGGCATATGTGGTAAACGATAATTAAAGTCAAAAGTGAAGTTGTTGGTGTAGCGTGGGTCATacgtcatatatatatatgaatatgcaTGATCTTAGGTTATATATCAACGGGAAAACGACATGATGATGTTGAGAGTGATTTGTCGGACCTGCCCTTAGAAGATTGGGATACGTCTATGCCTTTGGAGACAGCTTCAAGGAAAACAAGTACAAAGCAAGCAGCTGTGACGTGTTTCCATGGGGAAGCACCAGCACCAGCACCAGAGAGAGCTGCATCTGCATGCATGTGTAGAGAAATATGAAGAACGGATAAGATACAAAGGGTTTCTTGAAATCGAAAAGCTAGCGAACATGTTTTGCATATAAATTACCCTTTCTTCTGCTACTAATTACCAGGAGTAGTAAAGTAATTTAAACAGGTTAAATTACTAATTAGCTAGTAATTACAAAGCTGTTTCCAGAAAGATGatatttctaattttgttgagCTGTTGGAAAAGCCCGTACATAtcatattctctctctctctctctctctctgctaaACCTATAATAGGGTTTGTAAGTTTGCGCGTGTGTCACATAGACTCGTGACGATATCATTCAGAAGTAGGATATCTGCATGTCTGCAATGACTCGGAAGTTTCTTTgagaatattatttttatcaagGTACAAGATTCCTGCACTTAACAGTATTTatctgctatatatatatatatatattatgtaatttatagaCATCGATTGCTTAAGCTTGGCAGTACTACAAGAAAAGTTAAGAAGAAACACTGTAATCAGCAAGTGGTACGACTGTAGAATATCCTGATCATCAGGCATTCTTCTTCAACTCACTGTATATTGCATTCAAACTCTATCTTGTCAACGTTTTACGTGTCTTGACTTTTTAGGCATGCTGCATGCATTTGGGTCCAATGGGTTCACACTTCGCAGATCAGTAACCAAGCTACTGTGTTTGAGAGTGAAACAAGAGTTACCAACTTGCCAAGGTGATAGCCCCACTTCTTGACCGGCTAAGCCCACAACTCTAGACCAGATACAAAATCTATTAACTCTGCTAATTTAGCTTACTTGCAAGAGGAAAAACTACAGAGTTCAAATATCTATAATAGCAATAGCATGTTTAGTAATTCGTAAtcgaaaataaaataaggagTTTGTTTGGACTACAGGTTACTCCTGTGTTTACCGACTGTGTAGAAATAAATGATAAGTAGTACCataagaagtggaggaagacctagctaggaagattttgaaagatactttaagaaaaaaaacatgaagTATTTGGAGTTAACGAAAAACTTGACTTAAAACTGAGCGCAATGACGtgctaggattcatatagctgaaTCCACTTAATAAGATAAGACTTTATTGTTGTATTACTTTTCATAATCTATAGCATCATCAACGTTTCAATATAACACGTTCACCAATTCCAAACCAGATAATACGCAATGAAAGCtactttttaataaaattagtCATATATTAGCGATAAAGTTAAACGCCTCCAGTTGCTTAGGCAATGCATGTGGAATACAAAAATGCAGATTAATGTTAAATCAGAAGTTGATTGATTAATTCAAGATGGCTAGCTAATTGAGAGCATTAGTTGATTATAATAAGCTCTCCATGTAGTAAGACTTAAAAAATCTTATGTCTTGACAACCTAGTGCAATTAAATTAATGtgacctctctctctcactccctctCTCAGTCTTCAGTCTTCAGTCCATGATTTACAGAGtcaatttgtatgcaagtacCAGTAAACTTCATGTTTCCCTTACGTGCAAGACTAtcagtctatatatatatatatatatatatatatgaagtagCACCACTaacttttatatatttttaatacacATTTTTTGTAGGGCTCATTTAGTAATTTAGTTTAACGACCTAAACTATCTTTTAGAAAACTATTCATATAGATCATCCTTGAAAAAATTAGAGAAATCCAAAACTATTAGGACATTCATTTATACTGAAGAAAATGAACTAATACGGTTTTACAAATAACCCCTAAACCATTAATCGAATGGTAACATGGTTTCATATTTGGACGATTTTTTGTAAACATGATATTTGAggaaaaaatctaaaaaatagACGGTTTGAATTGTTAAATACATTACGAAGTGAGTTTAGTATATATACATGTTGGCGCATGCGTTTTTACATCTTTCAAGGCCGTACGATTGAAACTTTTAACGAGGCGGAGCAAACTGACAAACTGACTTTTATGTTGTTTCAAGACCCAATTAATCCACGACAAACCTATAGACCTTGAAGAGTTGCCTCCATTATATTCCTTTCCCTTTCCTTATCAAAGTAAATTGTTTAAAGTTAATTAAGGGGGTTGAATGGCTCCTTACGTTATATAAGTTGGTGACTCCATCAACCCTAttcgaaatttaaaaaaaaagaaaaaaaaagaagaagttggagacatCATGCCTTGCATGCTACcacgacttttttttttttgaacaaatgatattctCTACACTAAAAAGAAAGaagtgagcttagcctcacaatgagctagtaataaatTGTTTCAATTTCGTCTTTGGCgataatcaaacctaagacctctcacttacaagcgaagaggaataccactagactgtagtactatgTGACGCTACCACGACTTGTTAGAAAGCTGTTCTTGTAAGGTctttattttgagaacttgtgAGAAGAAGGTTTCATGTCATATCGAATCCTTTTCTTTGCAAAATTTAGTCTTCTCATTGAATATCTAAAACCAGCAAATCTAATTGCATAACACcctaattttattaataatattcAAACCCAGTTAGTTACAAAGCACCAAAACAATTGAGATTGTGTGGTTTCAAAATATGGGATCCCCTTCTTCTTGAATGCTTGAAACATTTTCTCATATGAAATTTTCAGATGACGGTAAAAAAGTTGAAAGGGGTCCCTCTCCATTTTTCATACATTaaagggaaaaacaaaaaactcgGGTGGAGAGAAGGGGAGTGAATGATCGAGAGGGAGAaaaggagagaggaaggagaTGTGTGGATCCGAGGAGAGAGATGGTAGGGGAAGAAGACAGAAGGTTTTGCGtgagaatttttatttatttttaatttaatctcTTCGCAGAATTATTGTCCTTCAATGTAACATAGATTATTTAAGTTGATAATTTAATttaccataaaattaatttgaagACTCACATAAAAATGATCTCACACGTCCTTATTTTGAGGACCTTATTAGGAGAGCAGTTCTACGACTTGTTATATCAAAACCAATCACAAATTTGTACTGCATTAAACTATAAGAGGAATGTTAGCAACTTCTTATTTGACGTTTTTCATTTTACCTTCTTGACTCTCATTCTCATAATAACCTAAACCGTTCATTTTTATgtcaatatttaaaaatttatcTTGGCAAATAATTTCTAAATTTGAAATGTTAtccaataaatatataaatcatgTTTCTGACTTAAACACTGAAATTTTGGACAACATTAATTGAATGGTTAAGTGATTTTTATTTAGTTGGTTTTTTTGTAGAGTTAATCTTTGACTACAAATTACACGTTCCAATCATCAAACAAAATTTCAAGATAaaaagaagagttgagaaaataaaacaagaagtTAGTAAGAAGGTTGTTAACATGCTAAAATAATGATTAGAAGGTAAATTTTAGGAGGTAAGAACCTTCCAATAATGAGGTTTTGCCTTTGGGTAGTTCAAATTTCAAATCATTGAGATTAACCTTGAGATGAAAAGCTCACACAAATGATTGATTTGTTCCATTCTGAATTTCTGAAATTGCTTGCCCTGCTGATTACCCAGATGACCTAAAAACTCCATCCTCAATTATAAGCAATTCTTAAATATTTAGAATCCTCTCATAGTCATATAAATTCAGCTGATCAATAGTGGTGATAGGATCTGATGGTTTTATATAAAATGATTTTAGGTAACCCCATACCGTTAGGGCGTGCAATAAATACAAAGCCTCAAAGTCACGCATGTGTACAAacacaattaaaattaaattgttcacacacacaaaatgtgtGCTCATTTGCTAGtatatataaatggaaactgTTATTAAtactttaaaaatctcattctatactCTTTACATgcacatttttctttctaattataaaaaaaatgtaatgctAAATGAGTTTTttaaaatgctaataacaattttgaTATAAATTATCTGTAGTACAACCGGTGCCCGCAAATTCAGCTCTTTCTAAGCACATTAATTTGTTCATCTACTGTGGAAAATGTTGAAACTTATTAAAATCTtattgttcatatatttgttagtATAATCTAGACAAAGTAATATAAAAAAGGGGTTGCAGAGAGTTGACATTTTGTGTGTGCGTTGGGGCAAACAGATGATCACTGGAATTCAAATTTGCTTTCATACCAAGTCTGAAAGTTATGGCTTAACCCCATCTACTAAAATAAAAAGCAATTGAGAATGCTGAACTCCAATAGCAGATCATCATCTGCAGAAAAGAAAGTTGATCAATCTGTTGGATATCAGGAGGTTCACAGTCGGGATTTAAGAAAGGTAAGTAAATATTCAGTTATACCTTCTTCTTTTTGTCGCAAattaattttggttttgattaATTTCTGTATGTTTTCTCATAAGATCAGTTGATCTAGCTAGCTAGGATTATGGTTGAGGTTGTTGAATATGATCATCATTTTCTATGAAAATTCTAGTTTTTAGAAtagaatcttttttttttatcagttttcttaattatgtatttttgtgTAGAGTTTCTGATCATATCATAAAATGTTCATATTGTTGTCACTAATttctgattaaattttgggaacTATGCTTTAGTCTTAGGGCTCATttggaaatacttttaaaatgattgaaaacgcttttagagaatatgtttttggattccaaaagaacttgcatttttattaagaatttgttccaaaaacattttcatcaaaagcgctttcagtcattttaaaagcatttccaaACGAGTCATTAATTTCTTCAAATATCAAGTTGTATATATccatttaattttgattttcagTCAAGTGATTATTTCCATCGGTTTTATATATGACCAATATAGGAGAGTGAACTTGATAATGACAAGGCTGAATTGGGAGAGGTGATGGAAGAAAATGCTAGGTTAAAAATGACGTTAAATCATATGGAGAAGGATTACCATTCTCTCCAGCTGCGGTTTTTCGACATCCTCAAGCAACAGGCTTCCAAAAAAGCTGTAAATGTCTCGGGTCACCGAATAATTGAAGAACCGGAGGAGCTCTTGTCTCTTTGTCTTGGAAGAAGTCCAAGGGAGCCTAAAAGTGATCGTGAAACTACTGCCAGCAGCAACTTCCCAAAACTTGCACAAGTTGATGATGGTGAAGAGAACTTGAAGGCCAATCTTACTCCTGAATTAGGTTCTGATGAGACTAGTTTGGAAGAACCTAATAAGAATCATGCAGAAATTTCAAGGTAAATTACACGTTCCAATCATCCAACAAAATTTCAAGATAAAAAGAAGAGCTGAGATAGTAAAACAAGAAGGTTGTTAACATCCTAAAATAATGATTAGAAGGTAAATTTTAGGAGGTAATTAAAACCTTCCAATAATGAGTTTTTGCCTTTGGGTAGTTCAAATTTCAAATCATTGAGATTAACCTTGTGATGAAAAGCTCACACGCACGATTGATTTGTTCCATTCTGAATTTCTGAAATGGCTTGCCCTGCTGGTTACCCAGATGACCCAAAAACTCCATCCTCAATTATAAGCACTTCTTAAATATTTAGAATCCTCTCATAGTCATATAAATTCAGCTGATCAATAGTGGTGATAGGATCTGATGGTTTTATATAAAATGATTTTAGGTAACCATACCGCTAGGGTGTGCAATAAATACAAAGCCTCAAAGTCATGTGTGTGTACAAACACAATTTCGTTTTAGATAAGtttaattatttgattatttaagATCAACCATAACAATTGGTTTAGTTTTTAATACAACAGTCATCTTAtagtttcaattttcaaaagatgaatatatatatttttagggTTACAGTTTCAAAAGATCACACACATATAATATTCAGTTATCTGTCAATCTTCAATGGATGAGATTTGTATGCGTAGACCCAAACCAATTATTAGAAGTACTCCTGGTACTCAGATCccgagataattaattaaatttcgGCCAGAAGAGCTGAAACAGGTAGGTTTTAAGCTTAGTTTAGCATAATCATAATGCaatagaaaattttaatttcaactCATATAAACTTTTTCTACACTCAATTTAAACCTTAAATCTGAATTGTTTTTCTTACCatattgcataattaccatcaaGTACATGAAAAGATCAACGattaaactaaaatttatcCATAAACCCACACTCAATAATTAAACCCTAGCTTCACACAATGTTTATCTTATATTCATTCTGGCTAAATCATAAGAGCTCTTATAGagaaaacaagttttttttttttattgatgaatgatggttttaaagttttaaatcTTCCAATTAAGGTATGAATTGATTTATGCAATTTTTTTCGtttgatttcattttttatttattttaaagttgAGAAGATGGGATTAAAGagatatttaattaaaaataatatgggtataaaaagtaagttgggtgtagaaagaggttataAGAATTTATAagaattcaaataaaatttccctatgCAATATTAGCAGCTACATGAAAATTAAACCATTTCTCTCCTCATAGGAAATTGGTCATATATAGGATGCTTGCAATTAATATATAAGTGTTTGTTAGATCAaaattatgaatatatatatatatatatatatatatatatatatatatctcaaaaacCAATGAAATAGATGTTGTAAGATTGCAAATCTTATAGAACATGCTATCAAAATTCTGAATAACTTTGTACAAGGCgtctatttttttgttaaaggagAATTTTGTATGGATAGTGTATCAATATTATTACTTCAAAATGCTTTACTATGATACATTATATACCGACGATTTATCAACCTTCCGTTCAACGAAGAAAATGGACTGGTGGTAACATTGTCATCCACGACGACATATCAACCTTTAGTTTGATTTCTCTAACGTATATACAACCCAAATAGGTCAATTCAATGGAAATTTATAGATGAGTGAATTCTCAAGTCTCTCACCGTGTATGACAATTGATTGCAGACAACGAATATTTATTATATTAGGTTATAATATACAGTCTTTAAATATAGAGGCTACAGTCTGCACTGCAGCATCAATATATGCTAGAAGTCTAGAAGGTCACACGACTGACGATTCACACTCAAATActtaaaggggtgtgatatccacacacccctgtttacttctctcacactcttttaattttcgctgtcggatcggatgaattaaagaatatcaaatgatagaaattaacaagaggtgtgagagaagtaaaaaggggtgtgtggatagcacacccccaCTTAAAATTCGTATACCTTGACTCTTTGCCATGTAACGTCTCCCTTGTACGTTTCAAAGACGAACTGCACTACTCATGCCATGTGACGACTCACACTCAAATAAATGGAAACTGTTAATAGCActttaaaaatcttattctatacTCTTTACATgtgcatttttctttctaattataaaaaaattgtaatgccAAATGAGTTTTTttaaatgctaataacaatccTGATATAAATTATCTGTAGTACAATCAGTGCCTGCAAATTCAGCTCTCTCTAAGCACATTAATTTGTTCATCTACTGTGGAAAATGTTGAAACTTattaaaatcttattgttaatttatttgttaGTTTAATCtagaaaaagtaaaataaaaaaggggtTGCAGAGAGTTGACATTTTGTGTGTGCCTACGCAATGGGGCAAACAGATGATCACCGGATTTCAAATTTGCTTTTATACCAAGTCTGAAAGTTATGGCTTAACCCCATCTATTAGAATATAAAGCAATTGAAAATGCTGAACCCCatctattaaaataaaaagcaaTTGAGAATGCTGAACTCCAATAGCAGATCATCATCTGCAGAAAAGAAAGTTGATCAATCTGTTGGATATCAAGAGGTTCACAGCCGGGATTTAAGAAAGGTAAGTAAATATACAGTTatatcttcttctctttgttgcaaattaattttggttttgattaATTTCTGTATGTTTTCTCATAAGATCAGTTGATCTAGCTAGCTAGGATTATGGTTGAGGTTGTTGAATATGATCATCATTTTCTATGAAAATTCTAGTTTTCAGAATAgaatctttcttttattttcagttttcttaattatgtatttttatttagagTTTCTGATCATATCATAAAATGTTCATATTGTTGTCACTAATttctgattaaattttgggaacTATGCCTTAGTCTTAGGGCtcatttgaaaatatttttaaaatgattgaaaacacttttagagaacatgtttttgggttccaaataaagaacttgcatttttattaagaatttgttccaaaagcattttcatcaaaagcgctttcagtcattttaaaaatatttccaaacgaGCCATTAATTTCTTCAAATATCAAGTTGTATATATccatttaattttgattttcatTCAAGTGATTATTTCCTTCGGTTTTATATATGACCAATATAGGAGAGTGAACTTGATAATGCCAAAGCTGAATTGGGAGAGGTGATGGAAGAAAATGCTAGGTTAAAAATAACGTTAAATCATATGAAGAAGGATTACCATTCTCTCCAGCTGCGGTTTTTCGAAATCCTCAAGCAACAGGCTTCCAAAAAAGCTGTAAATGTCGCGGGTCATCGAATAATCGAAGAACCGGAGGAGCTCTTGTCTCTTTGTCTTGGAAGAAGTCCAAGGGAGCCTAAAAGTGATCGTGAAACTACTGCCAGTAGCAACTTCACAAAACTTGCACAAGTTGATGATGGTGAAGAGAACTTGATGGCCAATGTTACTCTTGGATTAGGTTCTGATGAGACTAGTTTGGAAGAACCTAATAAGAATCATGCAGAAGCTGGAGGTGGAGAAGCATCGTCGCCACCATCGAGTAAAACGCGGAAGACGATGAGGAATGAAGACGGTGAACCTCCACCGCAGGTCAATGCAAAACGAGCTAGGGTTTCTGTGAGAACTAGATGTGATGCCCCAACGGTATATAATTTCTTCAATTCTTCTTACTTAACTACAT is a genomic window of Malus domestica chromosome 09, GDT2T_hap1 containing:
- the LOC103442330 gene encoding plant cysteine oxidase 2-like produces the protein MGIEMVAPNRKGNKEFLELAEVTNSKSKTRKCRRRQRKMSPVQKLYETCKEVFSSGGAGVIPPADDIQRLSSVLGAIKPADVGLTPDLPYFRMTVARRTPAITYLHLYECEKYSMGIFCLPPSGILPLHNHPGMTVFSKLLFGTMHIKSYDWVADASERTLARAPEKTLASAPESAPEKTLASAPEETLASTPGKTLASANPSLVGCSLVQAPPGVRLAKVKADADFTAACDPSILYPADGGNMHCFTAVTACAVLDVLGPPYSDPDGRHCQYYIDHPFPRFPDGGVSVPEDEKDGYAWLEEREKPDDLAVVGAIYRGPRIQEN
- the LOC103411361 gene encoding probable WRKY transcription factor 72, translated to MLNSNSRSSSAEKKVDQSVGYQEVHSRDLRKESELDNDKAELGEVMEENARLKMTLNHMEKDYHSLQLRFFDILKQQASKKAVNVSGHRIIEEPEELLSLCLGRSPREPKSDRETTASSNFPKLAQVDDGEENLKANLTPELGSDETSLEEPNKNHAEISRSSSAEKKVDQSVGYQEVHSRDLRKESELDNAKAELGEVMEENARLKITLNHMKKDYHSLQLRFFEILKQQASKKAVNVAGHRIIEEPEELLSLCLGRSPREPKSDRETTASSNFTKLAQVDDGEENLMANVTLGLGSDETSLEEPNKNHAEAGGGEASSPPSSKTRKTMRNEDGEPPPQVNAKRARVSVRTRCDAPTMNDGCQWRKYGQKTAKGNPCPRAYYRCTVAPACPVRKQVQRCYEDMSILITTYEGTHNHPLPFTATSMASTTSAAASMLLSGSSTSHPGFGSTATLINGSEFGAFDNSRTQLYMPKSSHPLLPTITLDLTASTSSSSTFPSSLSFCSPSDSNSLPISWGNGYLKYGLPLSDKTQVGSYNLGKASQEYFHQTYAEKIHQASSQVSLTESLTNAITSDPNFKSVIAVALSSMVGGGGGATHRNQGEGCERMGKQLKWDEATHQFTSQK